The Pseudomonas viciae genomic interval CCCACAACGTGTGGACCGCGGTGTTCTGTTGGCTGATTTGCCTGGGGTGTTACTACTACATCCTGTATCGACCGGCCGCCATGACTGATCGCGTAGCGCTGAGCCAACCCGCCAACGCCTGAACATGATTCAAATGTGGGAGCGAGCTTGCTCGCGATTACGGTGTATCAGTTCATATACCCGGCGCTGACCCACCGCTATCGCGAGCAAGCTCGCTCCCACAGGGGGATTGGCCCCGCGCCATGAACCCAAGGCAATAAAAAACCCCGCCTGCTTTCGCAGGCGGGGTTTTTCGCTACAGGGGTAAGGCTGGCTTACATCATGCCGCCCATGCCACCCATGCCGCCCATGTCTGGCATGCCGCCGCCCGCTGGAGCGTCTTCCTTGATTTCAGCGATCATCGCCTCGGTGGTGATCATCAGGCTGGCAATCGACGAAGCCGCTTGCAGAGCCGAACGAGTCACTTTGGCTGGGTCCAGGATACCCATTTCGATCATGTCGCCGTATTCGCCGGTAGCAGCGTTGTAACCGTAGTTACCCGAACCCTGCTTGACCTTGTCGACCACAACGCTTGGCTCGTCACCGGAGTTGGCAACGATCTGGCGCAGAGGAGCTTCTACAGCGCGACGCAGCAACTGGATGCCCACGTTCTGGTCATCGTTGTCGCCTTTGAGTTCGCTGATGGCTTGCAGGGCACGAACCAGTGCCACGCCGCCGCCAGGTACCACGCCTTCTTCAACGGCTGCGCGGGTTGCGTGCAGGGCGTCTTCAACGCGGGCTTTCTTCTCTTTCATTTCAACTTCGGAACCGGCGCCAACCTTGATCACTGCAACGCCGCCGGACAGCTTGGCCAGGCGCTCTTGCAGTTTTTCACGATCGTAGTCGGACGAAGTCTCGGCCACTTGTGCGCGGATCTGGGTAACGCGAGCCTGGATGTCAGCCTCGACGCCAGCACCGTCGATCACGGTGGTGTTTTCCTTGGACAGGATCACGCGCTTGGCGTTACCCAGGTGCTCCAGGGTGGTGCTTTCCAGGCTCAGGCCGATCTCTTCGGAGATAACGGTACCGCCGGTCAGTACGGCGATGTCCTGCAGCATGGCTTTGCGACGGTCGCCGAAGCCTGGTGCCTTGACGGCAGCAACCTTGACGATACCGCGCATGTTGTTCACAACCAGGGTCGCCAGGGCTTCGCCTTCAACGTCTTCAGCCACGATCAGCAGTGGGCGGCCGGCTTTGGCAACGGCTTCCAGCACTGGCAGCATTTCGCGGATGTTCGAGATCTTTTTGTCGACCAGCAGGATCAGCGGGCCGTCGAGCTCGGCGGTCATGGTGTCCGGCTTGTTGACGAAGTACGGGGACAGGTAGCCACGGTCGAACTGCATGCCTTCAACAACCGACAGTTCGTTTTCCAGGCCCGAGCCTTCTTCAACGGTGATCACGCCTTCTTTACCGACTTTTTCCATGGCTTCGGCAATGATGTCGCCGATGGAGTTGTCGGAGTTGGCCGAGATGGTGCCGACCTGAGCGATTGCCTTGGTGTCAGCGCATGGCTTGGACAGGGCTTTCAACTCTTTGACGATGGCGATGGTCGCCTTGTCGATGCCGCGCTTGAGGTCCATCGGGTTCATGCCGGCAGCGACGGCTTTCAGGCCTTCGTTGACGATCGATTGAGCCAGGACGGTAGCGGTGGTGGTGCCGTCACCAGCGTCATCGTTGGCACGGGAGGCAACGTCTTTGACCAGTTGCGCGCCCATGTTTTCGAAGCGGTCTTTGAGCTCGATTTCTTTGGCTACGGAAACGCCGTCCTTGGTGATGGTCGGAGCGCCGAAGCTCTTCTCGATGATCACGTTACGGCCTTTCGGGCCCAGGGTCGCTTTTACTGCGTCAGCCAGGACGTTGACACCGGCGAGCATTTTCTTGCGGGCGGAATCGCCGAATTTAACTTCTTTAGCAGCCATGATCGATATTCCTTAAATACTTTGTAGTCGCGGAAAAATGAGCGGGGAATCAGCCTTCGACAACAGCGAGGATTTCGCTCTCGCCGATAACCAGCAGGTCTTCGCCATCAACTTTCACAGTGTTGCTACCGGAGTAAGGGCCGAAAACAACCTTGTCACCCACTTTCACGGACAGCGCACGTACTTCACCGTTTTCCAGTGCTTTGCCTGGGCCTACAGCGAGTACTTCACCCTGGTTTGGCTTTTCAGCAGCCGAACCTGGCAGGACGATACCGCCAGCGGTTTTCTTTTCTTCTTCGCTGCGACGGACGACGACGCGGTCATGCAGAGGACGAAGCTTCATTGTCGATCTCTCCTAATTGTGGTTTTCATCGGCCGGTGTAGTCCCGGCGGGTTTAACGAATCCGGCGGTGCCGGGTGCGGTTCGTCAAGCGAACCGCGGAAGTCTGTCCGGTGTTGCCACCGGAAACCTTGCGGTGACCCATACATAAGGGCGGACAAGCCGATTACAAGGGCCGGGTATGAAATTTTTTACTTCACGCAGCCAAAAACGAACACGGCACCTGAAGGTGCCGTGTCGCTGGTTTTTACCGAGGGTCGCGGTGTTCGAATTCGCCTTCGATCACGTTGGGCTCGCGGCCCAACGGTTCGCGCGGAGCTGGCCCGCCACGGGGCTGCAGGTCGTCGGCAAAGGCCCGCTGGCGCATCGCCTGCTCTTCGGCGCGCTGGCGCATTTTATTGGCCAGCATCCGACGGGTGAATGGCAACAGCATGAGCAGGCCCAGCACGTCGCTGATGAAACCAGGCAGGATCAACAGACCGCCACCCAACGCCAGCATCAGGCCTTCAAGCATGGTCTGGGCAGGCAGCTCGCCTCGGTTCAGGCTTTCACGGGCACGCAATGCCGTGGCGAGGCCGGCGATACGCAGCACGAACACGCCGAGCATCGAGCCGAGAATGACCAGCAACAGCGCCGGGAAAAACCCGATCGCACCGCTGACCTTGACGAATACGAACAGCTCCAACACCGGGAACAGCAGAAAGAGCAACAAAAAAGGGCGCATCAAATGGTTCCTCAACGCAAGAATGCCTTGCTATGAAACCTTAAATGACGTCGCCCTTTCGTGAATTCAAGCGTCAGCCGCGGTATTTTTCGGCCATTGCTCGGCGTGAGCCAGATAAACCAAGGCTTCGCGTACTTGTGTCGGGGTGTTGCAGGGCTCTTGAAACGCCAGCCAATGCAGGCCCTGGCCAATACGCAGGTGCATGCCTTCGCTGTCGATACCCACCAGTTGCGCCGGTTCGGTGTGCGGCAGGCCGGCGAGATCCACGTAATGGGCGATGGCCTTGGTGTGATCAGCGTTCATGTGCTCGATCATGCTGGCTTCGGCTTTGCCGGCAAAGGGGTTGGCCAGGGTGAGCTGGTCGATCCAATGAATGGCGCCGAAGCCGCCGATGTAACGATGACGCACCGGTTCAAGCACCCAGAAATCGAAATCATGGGCCTTGTGATAGTTCTGCGAGTCAGGGAAGTAGCGGTAATAACGCTCAGCGGCGGCGTCGATGGCGGCGCGGTCTTCCAGTTTCCGGGCCTCGGCCAGGTAGGTCAGGCGCCCGACCGCCTGCACATCTTCGGCACCCCGCTCGCCCACCAGCATCGAACACTTGGGGTCTTTTTGCAGGTTGTGGGTGTGCTGGGCGATGCGGCTGATCAGGATCAGTGGCCGGCCCTGTTCGTCCAGGCAATACGGCACCACGGAGCCGAACGGAAAACCGGGCATGGACTTGGAATGGGTGGAGAGCATTCCACGGTATTCCTTGAGCAGCAATTCTCGGGCATGCTTGGCAGCTTCAACGCTCAATTTATGACTCCTTTGATAGAAACCGTCTTAAAAACGGTCGGGCAACTGGACTCTGTTCCAGTGCGCCAGCGGGGGCAGTTCTCGTGTGCAGCCGGGCTACACCGTCGCAGATCGAGAGGCCTTCAAAAGGACTTCCTTCACCGTTCTGCCACCGGGACATGAGAATGCAACTCACCGACAAAGTAATCATTATCACCGGCGGTTGCCAGGGCTTGGGCCGCTCCATGGCCGAGTATCTGGCTGGCAAAGGCGCAAAGCTCGCCTTGGTCGACCTCAACCAGGAAAAACTCGATCAGGCGGTTGCCGCGTGCGCGGCCAAGGGTGTCGAAGCCCGGGCGTACCTGTGCAACGTCGCCAATGAAGAACAAGTGACCGACATGGTCGCCCGGGTAGCCGAGGATTTCGGCGCGATCCACGGGTTGATCAACAACGCCGGGATCCTGCGCGACGGCCTGCTGCTCAAGGTCAAGGACGGCGAAATGACCAAGATGAGCCTGGCCCAATGGCAGGCGGTGATCGACGTCAACCTCACCGGTGTGTTCCTGTGCACCCGTGAAGTGGCGGCGAAAATGGTCGAGCTGAAGAACAGCGGCGCGATCATCAACATTTCGTCGATCTCCCGCGCCGGCAACGTCGGCCAGACCAACTACTCGGCCGCCAAGGCCGGAGTAGCCGCGGCCACTGTGACCTGGGCCAAGGAACTGGCGCGCTATGGCATCCGTGTCGCCGGCATCGCCCCCGGCTTCATCGAAACCGAGATGACCTTGGGCATGAAACCCGAGGCCCTGGAAAAAATGACCTCGGGGATTCCGCTCAAACGCATGGGCAAGCCTGAGG includes:
- the groL gene encoding chaperonin GroEL (60 kDa chaperone family; promotes refolding of misfolded polypeptides especially under stressful conditions; forms two stacked rings of heptamers to form a barrel-shaped 14mer; ends can be capped by GroES; misfolded proteins enter the barrel where they are refolded when GroES binds), with amino-acid sequence MAAKEVKFGDSARKKMLAGVNVLADAVKATLGPKGRNVIIEKSFGAPTITKDGVSVAKEIELKDRFENMGAQLVKDVASRANDDAGDGTTTATVLAQSIVNEGLKAVAAGMNPMDLKRGIDKATIAIVKELKALSKPCADTKAIAQVGTISANSDNSIGDIIAEAMEKVGKEGVITVEEGSGLENELSVVEGMQFDRGYLSPYFVNKPDTMTAELDGPLILLVDKKISNIREMLPVLEAVAKAGRPLLIVAEDVEGEALATLVVNNMRGIVKVAAVKAPGFGDRRKAMLQDIAVLTGGTVISEEIGLSLESTTLEHLGNAKRVILSKENTTVIDGAGVEADIQARVTQIRAQVAETSSDYDREKLQERLAKLSGGVAVIKVGAGSEVEMKEKKARVEDALHATRAAVEEGVVPGGGVALVRALQAISELKGDNDDQNVGIQLLRRAVEAPLRQIVANSGDEPSVVVDKVKQGSGNYGYNAATGEYGDMIEMGILDPAKVTRSALQAASSIASLMITTEAMIAEIKEDAPAGGGMPDMGGMGGMGGMM
- a CDS encoding co-chaperone GroES: MKLRPLHDRVVVRRSEEEKKTAGGIVLPGSAAEKPNQGEVLAVGPGKALENGEVRALSVKVGDKVVFGPYSGSNTVKVDGEDLLVIGESEILAVVEG
- a CDS encoding FxsA family protein — protein: MRPFLLLFLLFPVLELFVFVKVSGAIGFFPALLLVILGSMLGVFVLRIAGLATALRARESLNRGELPAQTMLEGLMLALGGGLLILPGFISDVLGLLMLLPFTRRMLANKMRQRAEEQAMRQRAFADDLQPRGGPAPREPLGREPNVIEGEFEHRDPR
- a CDS encoding HugZ family protein is translated as MSVEAAKHARELLLKEYRGMLSTHSKSMPGFPFGSVVPYCLDEQGRPLILISRIAQHTHNLQKDPKCSMLVGERGAEDVQAVGRLTYLAEARKLEDRAAIDAAAERYYRYFPDSQNYHKAHDFDFWVLEPVRHRYIGGFGAIHWIDQLTLANPFAGKAEASMIEHMNADHTKAIAHYVDLAGLPHTEPAQLVGIDSEGMHLRIGQGLHWLAFQEPCNTPTQVREALVYLAHAEQWPKNTAADA
- a CDS encoding SDR family oxidoreductase yields the protein MQLTDKVIIITGGCQGLGRSMAEYLAGKGAKLALVDLNQEKLDQAVAACAAKGVEARAYLCNVANEEQVTDMVARVAEDFGAIHGLINNAGILRDGLLLKVKDGEMTKMSLAQWQAVIDVNLTGVFLCTREVAAKMVELKNSGAIINISSISRAGNVGQTNYSAAKAGVAAATVTWAKELARYGIRVAGIAPGFIETEMTLGMKPEALEKMTSGIPLKRMGKPEEIAHSAAYIFENDYYTGRILEMDGGLRI